The Argentina anserina chromosome 5, drPotAnse1.1, whole genome shotgun sequence genome includes the window TATCTTTTTGGCCTCAGAAAAATCGCGGTCTGGCTACAACAATCAGACTGGCAATCCTATGCATTGTGATACCAAAAGCTTCGGCCAAGTCTAGATCTTCTCAGTACCAGCAGGGAGCTCCCAGTCAAAGCTATGCAGAAGTTGTGCTAGAGCAAGCTCAATGCTGGCTGTGCGGAATGTAATAGCCGGACAACCTCTTCTACCAGCACCAAAAGGTATAAGCTCAAAGTCCTGCCCTTTGAAATCAATACTGCTACCCAGGATTCTGGGTCTCTCCCTATAGCCCAGGCATTGACAAAGATTCTTGTTTTGGCTGGAATGTCGTATCCATCCATGATTACATCTTCCATGGACTCTCTAGGGACTAGTACAGGTGCAGGTGGATGCAACCGGAATATCTCCTTGATGACTGCTTTTAGATAGTCCAGCTGTTGCAGATCACCCTCTAACACAACTCTTCTGTCTCCAACAACAGCTCGCACTTCAGCTCGTGCTTTTTCAAGGACTTGGGGGTTCATCAGAAGCGCAGTCATTCCCCAATCAAGGGTGATGAAGGTTGTGTTTGTTCCTGCAGCAAACATGTCCTGCAGTAGCAGCAGACTTGGTGTTAATGCAGTTGCATtcatatgaaaaataaattaacatgTATGGATTTCATGGCTGTgagtgaatatatatagtgcATGAAGAAGTATATACTGACCAAGATGATAGCCTTATCCATGGTAAGAGGCATATCAGCAGTCTCTGTCTTTTGTACATCCAGTAAAACATCCACAAGGTCCTTATGCTCCTCTGTTCGTCTTTTGAGATTGAGATGTTCAGCCAAAATCTGGTCAAAGAATCTATTGATATAAGTATTTTATGCTATGATTATATTGTCTAATTCCTCATATTTTTCTGCGTTATTCTCGTAAGCATCatcattataatttttattattttaggtgTTTTTGGAAGCAAAGGAGATGATCATTGAGAAAAGATGATTTAAAGCCAAATCAGAAAATCTGCATGTGCAGAACAGTCAACTCCGACGGATCATAGCAGACAGCTCACACGGTGGAAAATTATGAATCATATATTGATGAAAATCCTACGAGTTTACTTTCCAGAGCCATTGGAATCGAATCAATATCATTTTTCTACAGGGAGTTATGCCCGATTTAGCGATCAAATGTCAGTCTGGCGAGAATCACGTTGTGGACTGAAAGTTATATTTTAAGGTCCGGGTCATTCCAAGCAGCCCATGGATGAGTTTTGCAGTATCATTATGAAATATTGAAGATTATGGAGTTGAATTATGAGTCAAGCAAGATAAATCCTAGAGGGAAACAAATAAGACAACCCTAATTTGAGAAAGAAGTTTGTAACTTTATAAATGaggcttcttcctcttcttctctctctctcttcttctcctctctaCCCTATGGGCTATGGAACAGTAACCTCTATGTTTTTGTGTAACTAAATTCTTCTAGTTAGGGTTGCCCTTGTAGCCCTGCTTATGCAAGACTCTTGATTATGTTTGCTTAGTTTGATATCTTTTTGTTATGTGATTGGTATGCCTTGATTTGTGTTATTGATAAATTTTGcatgtttgttttctttggtGCACAACTTAgattatatacatgtgatcgcAGCTAGAGTTTAAGGATTGTTTCACCTAATAGTTGTGATTCTTTCTCTCACCAAGTAGTGAATATCTCACTTGTGGAGGTAAATCAAAAGGTGCGTTTCACGCTACCTATATTTTAATTAGTGAACAAACTTTCATAGATCTTAATGATTTCTTCTTGAGTTACTAGATTACTCCGTTTCAGAACTAGTAAACCTATTAGAGAATGCTTTTGACGAAAAGTGCATTTCTTGGCGTTAAATAATTTCATGGAAGTAGTAAGAATAATTTCAATACGTTTTTAtggttgtttttgtttgttgttaGTCACACAATTGTTAAGTGATTTCTAGGATTGATCAAGAGTGGAGTATAAACAGTGGTGAATTGGTGTAGTTTCTAACTTATTCATATCAttcattatatattattaCTTTATATTGTTTCTCTACTTGAGCATTGATAATCAAAACTCCCAATATTCATTGTTTTGTATTGTTTAGCGTAAATTGTGAGAGTACCTTCAGTTTCTGGCATCGAACGATTCCCGCTTATTTTATACTATAATTAACAATCTTTTACAAGGTTAATTGAAAATGCTATTTTGGCCCTATCTGTTAGAATCAAACTTAATACGATGTAAGATTATATAAACAAATCAACTATGACAAATCTAGGATAGATACATATATAAGgtgaattgaatgaaaaatgTAAGAGTGTAGAGATGCAAACTAGATAACCGGTCTCCTTTCATTGTTCTGCTCCTAGATTCACCCTTAATCTCATATCGTTGATGGGACTGATAAAATTGAGGTGTGGTGCTCTAGCAGGGATCAATGAAGGTAATGTACTTTATATCTGAATGGCGGTTAAGGCAGTTCATTCCATCAAAGAAACTGTCTTACAACTTCTTTTATTCTGATGTATTACTCTACAGTAACCATACACGtttgaattcaaattcaaaaacagATTGCATTAAATAAAGTTATTTTCGATTACAAACTTTATTTAATTCACCGatattatatattgaattCTAAAACTCATTACATATATCAGCTTAATCAAAATGTTGATGTCTAGTTCAATAAAGTCTTACAATCTCCCACTAAACTAGATATCATGCAAAAGTAACTTGCATTGTTGCGTTTCCTTAAGTGTGCACCAAAGTTCAAGAACACATCATCTGTTTTCAAAGTTCTGGTCAACTTCACTAAACTGCATTGAACTATAGAAAAGTATAATGAAGTAGCAAATCATTAATTTTCTATAATCACAATACAACCAGTAAAGTCACATGAAACTACCCCCAAGTATGATTTTGTGCATGTCTAACTTTATTTTACAGTAATCGACTTGTAAAACATGCCTGATCCAATTTTCAACATGATGGAAAACTGCACTATATTACTGAGCATATCAATATAGGTTCTACATATGTACATATTCAACCTATGCATCAACTAAATGTTGAAAACTAACTTCATTCAAATGACAAAAGTCAGATGATAAACCAAATGACTGGTTAACTGAATCTAAATTCACTGTCAAATAGTACTAAGCAATTCATACAAATGCATCACAAGTTTACATACATATTCGTATTAATGACCACTAAAGAGTATAAACAAGAATGAGATGCTTAGTAATGTACAAATAAGCACAACCATGCTCTAGTTTCTATAGTTGGCTAGTGACTAAGTTTAGAAGACATGGTACAAGAAACTTAAGTACTTAATTGTCATGGTACATATACATAACAAGATAGTTATATCAATTCCTGATGCATCACTACATTTTGTCTTAATTAAATGATCACGTTTTCTAGTATAGTAATGTGAAAGAAAACAATAAGCTTTTCACATGTTTAAAATGCTACAAATGCTTAGCGCGAATGCACAACTTAATAAATGATCAAAGATATATGACAATATTGAATGAAAATAGATCTTCAATGGTGATCATAACTAAACTAGTGAACCAAGACATCACAAGAGAGAGATTATTCTTCAATGAATCTTTAGAACCTGAATACaacatttatttttagtatatgtaaaacaaaactaaacaaCACCAAATAAATATGACACAAAAGGATAGCTTTAATATTTCAACATCTAAGATTTGAATGTAATTTATAATTGAGTCCTAATATACTACTAATCGAAGTCAAAAACAATGATAAGTACATGAAAATAAACAAGAGACTTCATGTTCGACCCTCAAGCTTATAGGTTTAACATATTGTTACTACATGCTCAAAATGATGCGGTTTAGCAATCAGTCTTACTAGAATTGTATGTCCCAAATGTTGATTCATATCTTGAACACTATTGTATTAAATGCACATAGCATATCAAGAAATTGGCATCATTTGTGATACACTTATCTCTAACATCATCTGAATGTTTATTGATGCATACATGCAACTCAAATAGCCAAATGTTTGATCATTGACGTCTTTGGAAATCAGAGTCAAATTGAATTTTAAGCATATTTGGTTAGAGTTTTTTGTTAACAAATGATTTAGTTCATGCACTTAGACAAAACAACCACTGTGATGGCAGGAAGAATAAGATGcatgaaataatcaagaaaACATCTTAAGTTTGGATATAACTTTGTACACACAGTTACTTTGGCAGCATAATGTAATACAAGAAATAAACATCTTTAGTTTGCATATAATTATGAATAAACGACTACTTTGACAGCATAATGTAAACATAGTTAAACTAGCAATTGATAATACTTTCCCAATCTGCATATCTTTAAGAACAGTCTTACAAACTTTCAAGCAAATGAAGACATGAAGACAATGAATCAAATGCTACTTCGATATGAacaaaactctaaactttGTTCATGCATAATGTATCATGCATTTGTCAATACATATCACTATAACTtgcaacaacaatataaatctGATTGCAGCAATATACGATTTCACATTTACCAACAAACATAAATTAGAAACTACTAGAAATATACTCCCAGTGATCCTCACTTTTATATTGCTTGATTAAAACAAACAATATGAGACTATAACATAGTAATGAAACTTCACTAAAGTGCAAAAAGTCACAGACAACTGAAAACCCTCTATTAAGAGAGTCAAGTTCAAGTCCTTAAAGAAAATATAACTAGAATAATAAAAacacacatgtatatattccccatgtttttattatttgctTGAACAAGAAAATTTGACCAAACATAAACAGAGTAATCTAAACCATATCATCGTATGATGAAACAATCAGAACCAACATCAATAAATAGCTGAACGAATTCAAGAACCAGAAACAACTTAATGAAGAAAACTATAACTCAACTGAAAATCAAATAAGACTAGACCTTATTTCAATGGAAGAAATCATGAGTCATATATACAGAACAATTTAGTGTCACCATTCTACTTAAAACTTGATTCATTCAACTGTTCAATTTGAATTATTCTTACTGGAAAGAGTATTGATGGAACACTGAAGTTGATAAGTGAATATTCTAGTTTATCATGATACTAGAATAACTGTAATGTCCTAAAACATATGAAATTCACaattgaatgtcatttaaCTGAaactatatgtatatataagtaTAAACAAACTCTCTATTTTCACGACCTAACATCCTGTGTGGAGTACTCATCTCATATGAGTGTATCAAAGCATATATCATAAAGACAGTAGTAGATGTGGTAATGAATTctactatatcatatatgcTTAGGAGTAGTAGATCTAATTCCCAAAAATTACTTGAGAACTATATAATAGCAAATCATAACGATTCATCAATAAGGTAAAGAGGCACCTTAGTTTGTAGATTTCAAGCATGGACTTATCCAAAACCTTTACCAATTTCCCTAGATAGCTTCCCTGAAGGGAAAACTAATAGCATAAAGGTCCATATCCATTGCTGCTCCTCTTGAACAAACCGTCCAAACTTACCCAAGAACTCTTGAATAAAGTTCTTACAGAGGGGCTTTAGAGTGATCTTTGCAGTTTGGATGAATGATGTATTAATCATGTATCAATTAGATAATTTATACCCACAAAAGAACCCAACATATATGTATGATATATCAACAATACAGAACACCGAAAATAGAGattcaataatataaattCTGCAATTCTGATAGATATAGACTTAGATACTTAGCTTTATCAATGTATGAATGAAGCCAAGATATATTTGCAGCAGACAATACATTCACCAAGATTTGAATCGTGGAAGCCATTATGTTGAATCTTTTCTCAACTTAATCGGGCAATCTTCAGGTTAGTCCTCACATGTCAGTGAAAATCAGCAAATTCCACAACctataatttgaaactatgCCTAACCTACATTCATAGAGAGTACAAAAATGCTGAATTTTTACTCCATTTTAAATCCAGATTGCAACCTCCACAACCTGATGTGTGAAGTTGTTCACCATAATATATCCAATTAATAAAGAAAACCAACAATCTGTAATCTTCACCATCACCCAAAACAGATGCTTCCTTTATCATAATTCAATTGAATTGCTTCAAATGAAAAGCGGTAAGTAAAAAGTATCATGATAATTCGAATGGAAATCAACCACACAGAATATCAATTCCATACCCATTTAGATaattagaaacaaaaacataccTGGAGAAGAACTACAAGCAATGAAGGATGGAGATGTACGAAATGTCCAAGAATTTGGATAGATAACTTTTGTTCTCATACCCAATAAGAATCCTACGAATCCTCTTCCATCATAGTATTTAATTCAGGAACCCAAATCCTTCACCAACCGAATCGTCATCTAGGAAGCCGATTGATCAAATAATAGAATCTGACCCGACTAAAATAGAGGTTGAGAGCGATCAGGATCATGGTTAGGAGTCAGTGGCGTCATGCCTCATGTTCGTTCATGGTCTAGAGTGTGAAAAATGAGACGA containing:
- the LOC126795080 gene encoding LOW QUALITY PROTEIN: cytochrome P450 71AP13-like (The sequence of the model RefSeq protein was modified relative to this genomic sequence to represent the inferred CDS: inserted 1 base in 1 codon) — translated: MPLTMDKAIILDMFAAGTNTTFITLDWGMTALLMNPQVLEKARAEVRAVVGDRRVVLEGDLQQLDYLKAVIKEIFRLHPPAPVLVPRESMEDVIMDGYDIPAKTRIFVNAWAIGRDPESWXSSIDFKGQDFELIPFGAGRRGCPAITFRTASIELALAQLLHSFDWELPAGTEKI